The window ATTGGCGCGGGAAAACGCATGCCAGGGTGATTTTCCATCAATGGTCACCTCTCCTGAATCAGGCTTGATAAATCCCATGAGAAGATTGATGACGGTACTCTTTCCGGCACCGTTGGGGCCGATAAAGCCAAAGACCTCTCCCGTTGATACCTCAAGGGAAAGGTCATGGAGAACTTGCAGTTTCTTGAATCCGTCCTGATAGCTTTTTCCAACATGAACAAGGGAGATTAAATTTGTCATGGGCGCACAGCGAATTGTCCTTTAACATTCATAAATATGACCGGCGTGGCAGGGCCACGCCGGTCATATTTATTATCAATAGCTATTCGAGTCTTGTCCAGTTAGGACTAGCCGTAGCACCGCCGCCTGCCACCCCATCAATATCGTCTTGCGATACTAAGGGAGGCGGTTCTGTGGCGTTGAGGCCGTCGACGGCAATTACGGGAGCAACACCAACCCACGCATCGTTCTGGACATAGTACATCACACCATCGGAATCTGAATCAACCCCAAAAGCCCTGTTCCCCTTCAGGGCCTCTGAAGTAATGATGTAGCTGGCGCCGGCAGCATCGGCGGTTGCTTGTACATACACGTCCGCCGGCACGCCAACTCCCACCGCGCTTATTGCACCTGTTGTGGGATGTGTGCCGGTTACACAGCCCCCTGCTGTCGTGGCTGATGCTGCAATGAGTACAGTGGCGCCGCCAATGACACCTGAACCAGCGCCGCTAGCATTGGGAAGATCCGTCCCCATGTCAGTGCCGCCATAATATCCGAGATCCTGGTTCAATGCCGCCTCAGCGTTTCTAACAACGGTGGCCGTGGATGACGCCTTGGTGTTTGAGGCCCTTTTTCTGTAGGATGCAAACTGCGGAATAGCAATGGCCGCAAGGATACCGATGATGGCCACAACAATCATGAGCTCAATGAGCGTAAAGCCTTTTTGGTTGTTTCTCATTTTAATAAGCATAATGTCCTCCTAAAACGATTTGATTAAAACAAATTGCTAACAATTGATCTTTGACTTTCTGAACTTCAATTGCCAGATATGTGGCAACTCAAATATGCAAAGCATATGCCAGAATAATTTGAAATTGAGAAAAAGACTCCATTGATCCAGCGTGCCTGGCTGATTTGAGTTGATTAACTTTTACGCATCTTTCAGTTCAAGGCAAAAGTTGTTGAAACATAACAGATTTTGTAAAAAACGTGACAAAAATTGCTTTTAAATCCTGCTGCCCACCGCAACAATAATACCCACAACCTGATTCACCATTTATGTCATGGCCTGAAAGCCAAAATATCAGGTAACCCAGCATCGAATAGATTCCATTCTTATTTAAAGATTATGCCTGACAAGGTCTCTTATCCCTTAGCTTATAAACCAAAAGACCCTGGTGGCCATGATCTGGCCATCCCGGGTCAGGAATTGGGGTTAATTTTTGTTTATACGGTCTGCAACGCTGTGCTGATTCTGAAGGTGGCCGTATTTCTTAAAACGGCAGAGTCTCACATAAACGTTATCTGAAATTTTTTAAATCAGTTAGAACCGGATTCATAAGCCTGCCTCTGGAGCTTGGGCAATAGCTTCAGGGCTTTTTCAATGCCTTCGCCTTTGTATACGATGATACGGTGTGCAATCCACAGGCCATTACTTGCATTGGCTTTCAATTCCACGGTAACCGGAATTCCCTCCTTGATATAGGCCGCGTTGCCCCGGGTCAAAACAGCCCTCCCGGACTTGTCATACTTGCCGTTATCAAGCCATATGGCGTCTATGGTGCCGATTTCAATATCATCAATCTGCATATACCGGCTTGAACCGGACCATTCCTGGACAAGGGCCGTGAATGTCCAGTAATCAGTCTTTTCCAACGGCCCGGCCAAGCTCAACGCGCTGCCGGCGGCAAGGATTCCTGTAATGATACCAATTATGGACAATTTGAATCGCTTCATGACCGTATCCTTTGCATTATATTTGAATTGACTAATTAAAATCCTGCTGCCAGGATTTCAGTTTGGTTTTCTGGTCCGGCAGATTGACCCGGATCAGGGAATTTGAATTGAGGGGATCTTCCCCGCTGAGCAAACCGGCTGTGCCGCCTACAGCAATATTTTGGCCGTAAATGGCAATGGTGGAGGATGGTTTTCCACCGCCAAGGTAGTATCCCGCCACTTCATGTTCAACGCCGCTGTCATCCATAACAGTTTTATCCGCGTCGTCAATGATGCCGTCTCCGTTAATGTCGAATACCGGGTCGTCCACGCTCTGTCCGGTTTCCCAGTCTACGGCAAGTATCCATGCATCACCGTTTCCGGCACATACATCGCCGTCCGGAACAAAGGTAACAATAAAGACAATGCCTGATGTA is drawn from uncultured Desulfobacter sp. and contains these coding sequences:
- a CDS encoding prepilin-type N-terminal cleavage/methylation domain-containing protein; the encoded protein is MLIKMRNNQKGFTLIELMIVVAIIGILAAIAIPQFASYRKRASNTKASSTATVVRNAEAALNQDLGYYGGTDMGTDLPNASGAGSGVIGGATVLIAASATTAGGCVTGTHPTTGAISAVGVGVPADVYVQATADAAGASYIITSEALKGNRAFGVDSDSDGVMYYVQNDAWVGVAPVIAVDGLNATEPPPLVSQDDIDGVAGGGATASPNWTRLE